In a genomic window of Sulfurimonas denitrificans DSM 1251:
- a CDS encoding endonuclease/exonuclease/phosphatase family protein produces the protein MFKPKSIIKSLKHQELDLSQEFNLLCWNVAKLTLKSSYKEFVDSLIHEHKLDILLLQEVKKHLSHEIELQDYSYVLSPNIETKKHIFGVLSAFKTSCHSERSLLSKKQELRYATHKTSLITYHKISNEQTLLIANLHAINFVKSSDFKHELDELHVGIKNHQGAMIVAGDFNTWSAKRVSYLREFSSSLELKQVDFKNEKDIKRVFSNTLDYIFYRGVELVSSIVVDSKKISDHNPIIAKFKL, from the coding sequence ATGTTTAAACCAAAAAGTATTATAAAATCGCTTAAACATCAAGAGTTGGATTTGAGTCAAGAGTTTAATCTGCTTTGTTGGAATGTTGCAAAACTCACACTAAAGAGTTCATACAAAGAGTTTGTAGATTCACTTATACATGAGCATAAGTTAGATATTTTACTGCTTCAAGAGGTTAAAAAACATCTCTCACATGAGATTGAACTTCAAGACTACTCTTATGTACTCTCGCCAAATATAGAGACAAAGAAGCATATATTTGGAGTTCTTAGCGCTTTTAAAACCTCATGTCACAGCGAGCGCTCTCTTCTTAGCAAAAAACAGGAACTGCGCTATGCAACCCATAAAACTTCTCTTATAACTTATCACAAAATCTCAAACGAGCAGACTCTTCTTATTGCAAATCTACATGCTATAAATTTTGTAAAAAGCAGCGACTTTAAACATGAACTAGATGAGCTACATGTAGGCATAAAAAACCATCAAGGAGCTATGATAGTTGCAGGTGACTTTAATACATGGAGTGCAAAAAGAGTCTCATATTTAAGGGAATTTAGTAGCTCGCTAGAGCTAAAACAGGTTGATTTTAAAAATGAAAAAGATATAAAGAGAGTTTTTTCAAACACACTTGATTATATCTTTTACAGAGGTGTTGAGCTTGTAAGCTCAATCGTAGTGGATAGCAAAAAAATTTCAGATCACAACCCAATTATTGCAAAGTTTAAACTCTAA
- a CDS encoding NAD(P)H-dependent oxidoreductase: protein MNNIFMDAMDFRHACKLFDEDKKISDVDIREILEAGRKSPSSFGMEPWKFLVITNEELKARIRPYCWDQPQITSCSHLVIILSAIESLRVESGVVQKRFKRREMLQEKFDFYVNLYAKHLENTLSCDDNIYFWSARQAYIAAANMMTCAATLKIDSCPIEGFERENLQNLLNLDISKYQIALVLPFGYRVNPQSTQQRLLFDEVVEFID from the coding sequence ATGAACAATATATTTATGGATGCGATGGATTTTAGGCATGCATGTAAGCTTTTTGATGAAGACAAAAAGATAAGTGATGTGGATATTAGAGAGATTTTAGAAGCTGGTAGAAAGTCGCCATCATCTTTTGGTATGGAGCCGTGGAAGTTTTTAGTTATAACAAATGAGGAGCTAAAGGCAAGGATTAGACCATATTGTTGGGATCAGCCTCAGATAACTTCATGCTCTCATTTAGTCATAATCCTAAGTGCAATTGAGAGCCTGAGAGTAGAATCAGGTGTAGTACAAAAAAGATTTAAAAGAAGAGAGATGCTTCAAGAAAAATTTGACTTTTACGTAAATCTTTATGCAAAACATTTGGAAAATACTTTATCTTGTGATGATAATATCTATTTTTGGAGTGCAAGACAAGCATATATAGCTGCTGCAAATATGATGACATGTGCTGCAACGCTAAAAATAGATAGTTGCCCTATAGAAGGGTTTGAGCGAGAAAATCTTCAAAATCTATTAAATCTTGATATTAGTAAGTATCAAATAGCCTTAGTTCTTCCATTTGGTTACAGAGTAAATCCTCAATCAACTCAGCAAAGGTTATTATTTGATGAAGTTGTAGAGTTTATAGATTAG
- a CDS encoding AEC family transporter, which yields MDNFALIFSAIFIGYIIGKKEIFAANTPLILNQFILYISAPALVLLKVPQLTLSLEVLIPVFIAWVVLITSAIAIFYLSKLFKFSKEVTGSLMLVGVLGNTTYLGIPIIEAYFGTDALGYVLMYDQLGTFIALSTYGTFISVYYSSTSKVDKGALFIKMLSFPPFIALLLAFLLMGISFHPVISSVLSSLASTIVPLALVAVGLQLKFKLPSHELKPFGVALGVKLLFAPLVAILICAIFGWDSMAAKVSIMESSMAPMITAAAIASMAGLAPRLSSAIVGYGILISFVSTWIVYNIII from the coding sequence ATGGATAATTTTGCACTTATATTTAGCGCTATCTTTATAGGCTATATAATTGGCAAAAAAGAGATATTTGCAGCAAACACACCACTTATCTTAAACCAGTTTATCCTCTATATCTCGGCTCCTGCACTCGTTTTGCTTAAAGTTCCACAACTCACTCTCTCACTTGAGGTTCTTATCCCAGTTTTTATCGCATGGGTTGTATTAATTACAAGTGCTATTGCTATTTTTTATCTATCAAAACTATTTAAATTTTCAAAAGAGGTAACTGGCTCTTTAATGCTTGTGGGAGTTCTTGGAAACACAACATATCTTGGAATTCCTATCATAGAAGCCTATTTTGGCACTGATGCACTTGGATATGTCTTGATGTATGATCAGCTAGGTACATTTATAGCCCTCTCTACTTATGGAACTTTTATCTCTGTTTATTACTCAAGTACGAGCAAGGTTGATAAGGGAGCACTTTTTATAAAAATGCTCTCTTTTCCTCCTTTTATAGCTCTGCTACTTGCTTTTTTGTTAATGGGAATCTCTTTTCATCCAGTTATCTCGAGTGTTCTCTCATCTTTGGCGAGTACAATAGTTCCTCTGGCACTTGTAGCAGTTGGGCTTCAACTAAAGTTTAAACTCCCATCACATGAGCTAAAACCCTTTGGTGTGGCACTTGGTGTAAAACTACTCTTTGCTCCACTTGTTGCAATCTTGATTTGTGCTATCTTTGGCTGGGATTCTATGGCAGCAAAAGTCTCAATCATGGAGTCATCCATGGCACCTATGATAACAGCGGCCGCCATCGCTTCCATGGCTGGACTTGCCCCGCGTCTTAGCTCTGCAATTGTAGGATATGGGATTCTTATCTCTTTTGTGAGCACATGGATTGTTTATAATATAATTATTTAG
- a CDS encoding YchJ family protein has protein sequence MLCYCKSKKEFSECCEPYLIGEKKVSSPLELMRSRYSAYVLGDGHYIVNSAAKEARYEDDIALIEEYARSVKWLGLEIVKAQKDIVEFKAYYEDNNGVHVQHERSNFIFEDDTWLYKDGKLFNSKIERNILCPCQSGKKYKKCCQKTS, from the coding sequence ATGCTCTGTTATTGTAAAAGCAAAAAAGAGTTTAGTGAGTGCTGTGAACCATATCTAATTGGAGAGAAAAAAGTTTCATCTCCCCTTGAGCTCATGAGAAGCAGATATAGCGCTTATGTTTTAGGCGATGGACATTACATAGTAAATAGTGCAGCAAAAGAGGCTCGTTATGAAGACGATATAGCTCTAATTGAAGAGTATGCTAGAAGTGTAAAATGGTTAGGACTTGAGATAGTAAAAGCTCAAAAAGATATAGTTGAATTTAAAGCTTACTATGAAGATAACAATGGAGTACATGTACAACATGAAAGAAGTAACTTTATCTTTGAAGATGATACATGGCTATATAAAGACGGCAAACTATTTAACTCCAAAATAGAGCGAAACATCCTCTGTCCTTGCCAAAGTGGTAAAAAGTACAAAAAGTGTTGTCAAAAAACTTCTTAA